Within Phaenicophaeus curvirostris isolate KB17595 chromosome 7, BPBGC_Pcur_1.0, whole genome shotgun sequence, the genomic segment GTGTGGGGCACGCTGCGGTCCGCGCCGGGCCCCGCGCCGGCTCCTGCCCCGGGGTGGAAGCGGGACTTGGCGTAGTTACTCACGAACTGGTCCTGCAGGAAGGAGCCGGCCATGGCGTAGCGGGCCCCGGGCACGATCTGCGAGCGGGGCGAGTCGTTGGGGGAAGGCGTCAGCCGGTCCATGTCGCAGCCCGTGTAGATCCTGCCcgagagaaggggaagagagctGGGTGTCCGACGGGGGCCGCGCTCCTGCCCTGCCCGGGAGCGCCGAGGGCCCTAACGGGGAAGATGGAGGGAGGCACCCAGGGCCCTGAGCAGGGAAGTTGGAGGATGGAGAGAAGCACCGAGGGCCCTGAGGGGGAGGAAGGACGGAGGGAGGCACCGAGAGCGAATCTCTCGGAACCGGCCCGGCAGGACGAGATCTCCGGCCCGGCCCTCACCCCGCGCCGAGGCCCCCGGGATGGCCCCGTGAGGCTCGTTATCGGGAGTCAAAGATGAACCGTCAACATTCTATCGAGTATAAATTAAGCTAATCTTGAAACACCTACTGTAGGAAATGTAAAACCAGACGCATCCAGTGTTCCCTACGTGGCCTATATATAAATTCTCCCATGCTGGGCTGCAATTTGTGATTATAAAAACTTTAATGGATGAATAACTACTATCTGTATTTAATTCAGGCTAAAACTGTGCTTTAATTAACCCTCCACGCCTCCTGGAATTTCTTATCCAAAATAAACTTGGCCCTTAAACAAATCCAACGTGCTAGACAACATTGAagcttccccctccccccgtCGCCTTTCAAGCGGCGCCCTATAaagtttttttccctattaAGAAGAGAAAGGCGCTCTCGGCCGGGGGCGAAGGCCGCGGGGCCCGCTGGAGGCCGCGCCTCTTCCCCGCGGGGCCGCTGCCCCGGGGCCGTCGCTCGGCGCCCTCGGGGCCGGGGGCAGCACCGCCCCGAGCCGGGACCCTGTCGCCCTAACGCGGGGCTCGGCGTCCCTCCCACGCCGGGACGCGCCGAACCGCGGGCCGAGCCCAGGGAGCTCCAGCAGGCGCTGGGGATACGCGCGGGTTGAAGCGCTCCCTGCCCCGTACGAGAGAGGAGACGGGAGGTTTCCCTTTCGAAGACGGAGCCCCGTCCCGCAGCCCCGGAGCCCCCCGAGCAGGGCAGGGGGAGCCCCACGCCGGTCGGGGCGGGGGAGGTCGGTGCCCCCGGTACCCGCTCCCGGTACCTGCCGGGGGGACTCGGCCCGGGGGGCCGGGACGGCACCGGGACAGCCCGCGATGAAAACTTCGGAGGCTTTAGCTCCACCCAGAtggaaggggtgggggggtggggggaatatCCAACCCCGGAGAAGAACAAAACGAGACGAAGGAATTTTCCTGCGGAGCCCAGGATGAGGCAAACCCGGGTAGCCCGGGGGCTCCTTGTTTAGCCCTCGCGAGGAAGCGAAACGGGCACTCGGAAAGGGGCGCAAAGATACctgccaggggaaaaaaaaaataaaaaaagctaacGGAACCTTGGCGAGTGTCAGGGCTCGGTGCGGGCTGGGGGGTGCGGAGGTGGCCGCGGGGCTGAGCGGAGCCCCCGCCGGGGCGGTTTGCGGGCGCCTCCCTCGCGGGGAGCCCCGGGGAGCCCCGAGGAGCCGGCACCGCGCGCCCCAGCGCCGCCCCGGTGACACGAACGCGCGGCCGGCACAAGAGCAGCAAAACCCGGGTTTACTTACGTGTCATAGTTGTCTCGGAAGCCTTTTGCGAAAGGGTTGTGGTCTATTTTCAGCTGCGTGATCTGCGGAAAGAGGAGCGGGTTGTGAGAGCCTGAAAAATAGACCCTGCTGCAGccaacacatttttaaatggagCAAGCTCTGCTCTAGTTGGTCGAATTGCCTTCAAAACgtgaaaaataaagctttggcGTGCTTATGgtctattttaaatattttctttattctagAAAGTACGATAACGTTCATTATTTAACCTCACGTTTTGAGACGTGTCAGTATaggtataaatatatttattataccTGCATAggtataaatacatttaaaccCAGAAATGAGGCCAAACGCACCGCAGAACGGTAGCGAGGAGTTTACATTTGCATGGAGCAAAATAATTAAAGCCAAGATGTGGATGGAACATCTGTCGTTTGGAAAGGCGAGGAGCGGTCTGTGGCGAAGCGAGGCCGCTCCGAAGCGGCGCCAGGCGCTAACGAGATTTTAATTTGAGGAAGTTGCTCCCTCACTCCCGGCGCGATCAATGAGGCTGTTAATTGATCTTTGCAGGCTGCAAGCTTAAGCTAACAGCTTAACGGCTGAGCGAAACGTTGCCGAATGGGAGATGAACGCCCAGCtcgggggtggggtggggggagaaatTTCCTCCCGGGGTCCCGGGGCAAGCGGGGGCCGCTCCGCTGCGGGCTCGGGGGTCGCAGCCTCGGCCGGGGAGGGCGGCCGGGAGGGCTGCGGGATGCCCCGCAGGGAGCGCGGGTGGCCGCGAGCGGGATGAACCGGAGAGCTCTTTACATCGGTGTTTTGGTAGGCGGTGACCGCTATGAACTGGGTCTCGGGGAAGGTGAAGGTCTGCACTCTGCCCGGCTGGTTGGTGTCCTCCGTCCCGTCCTCGTTCACCTCCACCACGTGCAGGCGCGGCTGGTACTTGTGGAGGGACTGCAGAACCACCATCTGTCgggcagagggaaaaggagggagggggccGCGAGGACGAAATTAAAGCGAGGAGGACGGGGAGAGCGATGCCCGCgggcgccgccgcctccccgggGCAGCAGCTCCCCGGGGCCACCGGGGCGAGCCCGGTGCTCGGCAGCGACGGGGCCCGCGGCAAAACCAGCGGGAGGACACCCGCCGCCCCCCCCTTTATTTCCACCTAAGGACGCGAGCTAACAAAATACGCGTCCTTTCGGAAAAGGAAGATATTGTCCGAAGCAATAAAAACGAACCCGTGTCAGAGCGTTTCCCCCACTGACCTGCCCGTTGTTGTTTGATGCTCCTTTATTGTTTGTAAGTTTTAGTTTCCCAAAGGAGATTTCCTGGCGCATCCAGTGGGCTCCCGTGTTGGGGGAGTCGGGGTGCATGTACACCCGGTTTCCTAAgcgaaacaacaaaaaacacaagCGCATCACGGATCTCGCGTACGCACCGGCTCTGCCGCTGCGGCAGCACAGGGGAAGGGACCCCCTTAAACTTAGCAGGATTTTACTGCCCAAACTCCCTTCCTTTTAACCGAGGAGAATTAAAGCAGCGTTTTCCGAACATCTTTTACTTTCtcccctgccttttttttttttaaaaaaaagcatcgCTGGCTCATTCGCGTTTAAGAAGCCGCCAGAGCCAGTCCACAAAGGCTTTAATTAATCATTCTCACCTACATATGTGTCGGAAAAAGTGTTAATTGGAGAAACTTGCCTTGTACATTGGTGTCCGCCTTGCCGCAAGGAACCCATTTGCCTCCCTGAAATCTCCAGTGGTTGGGATCCGCCAAAATTACATCCACAAAAATATTGTAGTGAGCCGTGGGGTCGAGAccagaaatattaaaacttaGGAAAGGGAACATGcgcctataaaaaaaaaaaaaaaaagaaaggagaaaaaaaaaaaagggcagaagGGAAGCAAACCACGGGCAGCGCCAGGCACACGCGGAGGAACCAGCCCCTTGTGCTTTATCCTCGCGGTTCCCGGTAGCGACCgggaaataacaaaaaaaaaaaaaaaatgcgaAGAATGCGGGGAAGCGCCGGGGAGAGCGGGGAGCGGAGCGGCCCCGGGCGGGGAGCGGCTCCCCGGCGGCTCGGGGCCCCGCGGTCGCTTACCTGCCCTGCTTGGTGATGATCATCTCGGTCTGGTGCCGGTGGAACTTGAGCCAGAGCGGCCTGTTGCACAGGTAAACCTGAGCCTTGCCGGGGACCAGCCCCGGCTGCGCGGAGGAGAACTGGTAGAACGGAGCCCCCTGGTAGGAATGGCCGTACTGCTGCGGGTACGGGTAGCCCGCCGCGGGGTAGCCTTGCGGAGAGGAGTTGGACAGGAGGCTGTTGTAAGCTCCGTTGGTGATGACGGGGTGGTGAGCCATGTAGCGGCTGGGGCTGGCGATGGAGAAGGCTGGGTGAGCAGGTCCGTGCTGGCCGGGGTAAGGGAACATGGTACtaggagcagaggcagcagacTGGGGCTGGCTGGACTGAGAGAGCAGATAGCGATCTGCAGCAGATCCATCGAAACTGTGACGAAGCTCAGAGACCCCGTCCAAGACGGGAGAGAGTTTATTTCTCTGGACGTCCCCTGGTGTGTCCTTGGAGTCAGGAAAATTGTCTGTATCTGACTGATTCGTCATCCCCctggtaatttttttcaaaggtgAACTTCTCTCCAGGTTGTCAGTGGTCGAGATAATGGGATGATCATGCAAGGCAAGCTCAGATCCGCCTGCATGTGGATAACTGCTGCTCACATTGAGAAATTTCTTGGAGAGCATGATAGAGGGAGAAAGACAATGCTCCAGCTGCATAGCTCTAGCACCACAGTAATAACCCTTCAGTCCCTGGATCTGAAAGGGCTCCTTAGTATCAGAAGCTAGACATCCTGGGACCCTCGCTAGGCAGAAAGCACTTCATCCACCAAATGCTTCCCAAACGtttgatttacttttttttttttttttttttttttttccccttccctgggagaagagattgGCCAATTGACACCATGCAGCAATCAGGAAAGACTCACTTTTGATCTTGCTGCttgtggagaggatgaaacgGCTTCTGCCATTGGTTAACCGCTGACAGTAATTTAATTAGATAGACATTAATTAGGATAATCACCTGGCTCCTGGTCGCGACGATCATGGCAAATTGAAGGAGATGATTTTATTGTGAGATAGAAGGAacgggaagggggaagggaagagtgTGTTTGCTGTACGAGCTCATTATTATGTGAcctttccatcatttttttttctttttttttttttactactgccggaaaataaatcaaacccCCTGCGCTTCCCCAAATATCGCGCCCGTCCCCCCCTTTCCGTGCCGGGAGGAGCCGGGCCGGGGGGCTGCGCTCGGGTGCCCCCGGGGTCCCCGCACCGACCCCTCCCGCCGCGCTGCCCCCGCACCCGCCCGCTCAACTTCTGAAATAATCATAAGCCGCGCGGCCCGAGCGCCCTAATGTATTCGCAGCGATGTTTACGGGTTCtttagtaaataaatatttcatccgGGAGCCGTGATGCCGGAGGTTTTCAGCAAAACGGCGTGCGAGGCACCCACCCGCCCCTCCGGCTCCGGATTTCGTTGCGCTCGATGCCCGCTCGGCCCCAGCAGCGCCGGGAGGGACCTTCCGCACCGAGCTCCGCCGGGCGGCTCGGACGGCAGCGGAGGGGCCCGCACCGGCCCGGGACCCGCTCCCCGCGGCCGCTCCCCGGCGGGAAGAGGCGCCTGAAGAGGGCAGAGGACGCGCTCGCACCCGCCTCGGCCCCGCGTCAGCCTCGATTCCCCTTCATAGAATctcagaatcagagaatcaccaggttggaaaagaccctcctGATCATCGtgcccaaccattcccatcaatcactaaaccatgtcccttagcacctcgtccacccgtcccttaaacacctccagggaaggtgactcaaccccctccctgggcagcctgtgccagtgcccagtgaccctttccgtgaaaacctttttctaatgttcagcctaaaccttccctggcggagcttaaggccaCCGGGTCTGTCCCAGGGAGTCTGTCCTGTTCTATTTTCCTTACTACTATTTCCCTTTAGCGGTCTGGAGTTCAGGTGTTTGACAGATCCCGTCTCTTTCCAGGTgacaccagcagcagcttcaaaCCCGCTGACAGCCGGGGCTGCATCAACTATCGCATAATAAACCCCAGACCGGCACCTAACCATTTGAAGCCAGGCTGAAACTTTGCAAACTCAAAACCCATAGAAGACCAGAACCGGGATGACTTGTCAGAACGCGTATTTCCCTGCTTTCGAATCCCACAGCCGTTTATTTTTCTGTCGCTTAACCCCGAGCTACCTCTTATTCGGTGTTTCAGAGGAGCCACGCACCCTGCAAGGATATTATTCTAATAAAACAATTTACACAGCAAAAAGCAAGCAGTTCACTGTTTTACTTGCAGTCAGGTGATACAGAGCAAACAACTTTCCGTACTACCCCTTCTCCTTTCAGCGCtaagaaaatagttttattaATAAGAATTCCAACTACTGTTTCTGACACTTTTTTTTGACAGCACACTCcgccttccctttcccctcttggAAGAGACAAAAAGGTAATGGACTTGTACAGGCAGGAGACTGGTCGAAACGCAGCTAAACCCTGGGAAACGCTGCCCTGATTACAGAGCTACACCCAGAAAGATGTGGAGCTGCAATGAATTCAGTGGTACCCTGCCAATCACATGGAAGTGTTAATATATGCCAAAAATCCTCAGTGCACAACTCCTAAACTGGTATAATAGGGGGGTAGGCAATGGCAGGTGGTGTTACAGAATCGTcacagaaaggaggagagaggttTGCTAATACAATATGCCCGTCCTTCACGCTGACAGGTGACGAGAGGTCAAGCTGCTAATGAAGGTCTGCTCCATTGAGGCTGGAGGCTCAGAAGGTGGCTGCTTGAAaacctctttcttcttccaagaTGGTATACAGGGTGCTGTTTTTCAGGTTACTGCAAGCACACGCTCTTCCAAATCCTCCCTGTAGGTCCCAAAGCACTGGacaaaaatgaggaaagatGCCCCAAAAACCAGCCTTTTGATTATTCATGAAACATCTTAGTAAATGGAAAATTGTACCTCCCTATCAACCTGAGGCGCGGATAGAAAGCAAAGTACCGCAGCACAAGCTCGTACTACAGGAGATTTGCATCTCCAGCCGATTCCCTTCAGCCACCCTCTGCAAGATGTACATTTgtcaaaaataatttagaatatGCCAGACTTGCTGGTTTAGCTCCCTGCTTACCGCGGCCTTTCACACACGTATACACTGCAGCACTGCGATCGCTTCTCTCCTGTTCTGCAGTGCCATGGTACCCACGACCTGCCAAACTCTTGTCTCCCTCGTGGTGTTACACGTGTGTGTGGGAGGAGATGCGGCAGGATGCAGAGCCTCGCTGGCACAGGAGCCCCCAGGGCAGGTCGCCCCCATCAGCTCCTGCCCCATCTCACCCCGGGGTGCAGCGGTGAGTGCGCATCAGACAACAGCAAGGCCCAAATACTGCTTTCCTCAGCAATATGCAGGCTCTCAGTGCAAAGCACCAGAAAGCACTTCCATTTAACTATCTGCAGGCAAACGTGGTTTGGTACGTCTCCATTTTCCCAGTCTGATATTCTACTGCCTACTGTGGGGGCAGAGGGAAGGCCATAAGGAGGGCAGCTGCAAAAATCTGCATGTTTCCCTCTGAAGTAAATGCATGCTAAATATACTTTGAGAGAGAGTTACTCTAAAATAGTAAATTAAAAGGCCTAAATAAGAAAttccaaacaaaagaaaaaacctttCAACAGTAATGaaaaagtaaacaagaaaattacTGGGCACAACAGGGAAATAAGAAAATTTTACAGGCTATTTCTCTACTATGCAGGTAAGAAaatccactttaaaaaaaatcaccttccaCACAAAAAAGGTGTATCTGGTTCTGAAATATCTGCCTACCATAATTAttgttgcttatttttttaaaaatctaataaacaaaatattgtgAGTGACAGAATGAGAACAATTTTGCCCAGACAAAATAATCAGATCAGCCCGAGTACCAGTCGATActcaagaaaaccaaaaccaaataccCCCAACGAGACCTGCTCCAAACCCAAAGGCACTCCTTAAGCCCAGTTATTTGGCTTTGCCTGCTTAAACCAAGCAGCCAATCCACCTGCCTTCCTGGGAGTGTTTCCCCTCTCTAGTCAGTGGCAACAGTTTTAAATGTCATATTCCAGCTGGGACTATTTCCATGTGTTTATATAGACGGACAACTCATGTATGTTCTCTTTCGCAGAAGGGAGGGGTCACATAACCTACAAGAGCCTCCATCACTTTAATGTTTACTCTCAGAACACTGCTATTCATGACACTGCTTAGAAGTTGTGCAATTCAGTTACCAGCATAACTGAATTCATTTTCTTAAGGTTAATTTCTTCTGTGGATATTAGGATTTGAATAATATCGaaagggagctggcaggggaaTTTTCAGCATTTTCGTTCTCGTACATCCTCGGAATTCAGTGTTACtacaaattttatttactttttaatcgCAATGTCAGTATCTGGTATTCAATGGCAGCCAAATTTCATTACAGAATTGTTGCTGTCCTAGTAGTTAATATCTCAGTAGTTTTACAGTGAGTAGAAATAAACCTCTCCTAACAGTTTTCTTACAGTTAATTCCTGCTGTGCTGAATTGTTTTCCATCAacagcaatacaaaaaaaagccttccaGAATTTAAGACAGGtttgtaaatgtatttttattatgttgCAACAATCAAAATATATATGTACTACtgatttttcccccaaatattaaatgaaaacgCAATACATTTTTGCCCACATTGTGTTCTTGAATGCTTTGTAAAGACCCTGACATAAAGAAACCAAAGCAACTGCACAATTAGAGACTGAAGGTGTTATAGTGCTACACTTACATTGCAAATGAAGTCAGATGTCTCCATTTAATCAAATATAGCCTCAACAGTCTCTGTGAGTATTAGAAACAATAAACAAATATACACAAAAAGCATCACAAACAGTAAATAGGTTATTTAAATACAACAGTATCCAACATAGCAGCTAAACACTGGACAATGTTTGAGGTCATCAGCACATCCACATGCTCTTCTAAATGACGTTTGGGGTCCTGAAATACAAAGAATACCATGAGAGAAATAACCAAAACATTGCTGAGGGATTTCACTCACTTCAGGTGTATTTAAGACGATGGTGAGTTAAGGAAAGCAGACCAGTAATTTTCCATTCTAATAAGCCCTAGCAAATAACCAAAGTTTGAGGAATGAAATTTTATTAGTCAATACTATCGCTCAGATAAGGTGAGGATAGGTTTATGATGTAAATTTCTATCCCACATCTGAGGAATAACTGACAGCTGTGAGTTTTAAGGACAACACAATATGCATCTCACTAAGGCcaatattttatctttgtttacTGTACATTGCAATTTGTTTTCAGATCTTTGTACAAATGTGTGTTCTAATCCTGTAAAGACTAAAGCATAATCTAACACAGTCTTTGAATAGTTGTGTTGACTGCAAGAAAACCAGTATacactaaaaaaatgaaaaaaagcacaatattATGttcaaaaattctgaaaaattgaATGCTAAGCCTGAGCAGTGTGCTgaaaatacacatacacacacactgttACTCAGCTGACGTAGGCATTTGTGGGCATCTGCATAGAACGAGAAGATTATTTCTAGTTGAAATAGCAGATCACGCACTTCTTCAGTTTCAGAATTGCGATTAAGTAATTAATCtccaaatactgaaaaattatccggcacatttaaaaaaaaccatctcTAAACTTCATTGTAGTATTATTGTACCATTCTTATgtgtaaagaaattaaaatatggaAGACAATCACGTGTGGAAATTTTACTATATTAAAAAGAACTACTGTCAAAAACTAATTTGCATAAAAGTGAACTAGCAAATCTATGTAAGCTGTTCTCCTAAAATAACTAATTTTCAAAGATCatatttttccagtattctctCTATTCCTAGCAAATTATGCAACCTAATAACACAATATCCTAATTGTGAGCAGCTGTTTGTTTGTAAAGCTTTATAAGTTGCATAAAAAACACACGTGGAAATTACTTAACTAACTATATcgtaatttaaagaaaaaaaacctttttactgataaaattaagttatttt encodes:
- the TBR1 gene encoding T-box brain protein 1 isoform X2, with product MQLEHCLSPSIMLSKKFLNVSSSYPHAGGSELALHDHPIISTTDNLERSSPLKKITRGMTNQSDTDNFPDSKDTPGDVQRNKLSPVLDGVSELRHSFDGSAADRYLLSQSSQPQSAASAPSTMFPYPGQHGPAHPAFSIASPSRYMAHHPVITNGAYNSLLSNSSPQGYPAAGYPYPQQYGHSYQGAPFYQFSSAQPGLVPGKAQVYLCNRPLWLKFHRHQTEMIITKQGRRMFPFLSFNISGLDPTAHYNIFVDVILADPNHWRFQGGKWVPCGKADTNVQGNRVYMHPDSPNTGAHWMRQEISFGKLKLTNNKGASNNNGQMVVLQSLHKYQPRLHVVEVNEDGTEDTNQPGRVQTFTFPETQFIAVTAYQNTDITQLKIDHNPFAKGFRDNYDTIYTGCDMDRLTPSPNDSPRSQIVPGARYAMAGSFLQDQFQAEDPGAPSPQRWFVAPANNRLDFAASAYDTATDFAGNAATLLSYAAAGVKALPLQAAGCAGRPLGYYADPSGWGARSPPQYCSKSGSVLSCWPNSAARVAAGNPYLGEEAESLAPERSPLPGAEDSKPKDLSDSSWIETPSSIKSIDSADSGIYEQAKRRRISPADTPVSESSSPLKSEVLAQRDCEKTCAKDIGYYGFYSHS
- the TBR1 gene encoding T-box brain protein 1 isoform X1, which encodes MQLEHCLSPSIMLSKKFLNVSSSYPHAGGSELALHDHPIISTTDNLERSSPLKKITRGMTNQSDTDNFPDSKDTPGDVQRNKLSPVLDGVSELRHSFDGSAADRYLLSQSSQPQSAASAPSTMFPYPGQHGPAHPAFSIASPSRYMAHHPVITNGAYNSLLSNSSPQGYPAAGYPYPQQYGHSYQGAPFYQFSSAQPGLVPGKAQVYLCNRPLWLKFHRHQTEMIITKQGRRMFPFLSFNISGLDPTAHYNIFVDVILADPNHWRFQGGKWVPCGKADTNVQGNRVYMHPDSPNTGAHWMRQEISFGKLKLTNNKGASNNNGQMVVLQSLHKYQPRLHVVEVNEDGTEDTNQPGRVQTFTFPETQFIAVTAYQNTDITQLKIDHNPFAKGFRDNYDTIYTGCDMDRLTPSPNDSPRSQIVPGARYAMAGSFLQDQFVSNYAKSRFHPGAGAGAGPGADRSVPHTNGLLSPQQAEDPGAPSPQRWFVAPANNRLDFAASAYDTATDFAGNAATLLSYAAAGVKALPLQAAGCAGRPLGYYADPSGWGARSPPQYCSKSGSVLSCWPNSAARVAAGNPYLGEEAESLAPERSPLPGAEDSKPKDLSDSSWIETPSSIKSIDSADSGIYEQAKRRRISPADTPVSESSSPLKSEVLAQRDCEKTCAKDIGYYGFYSHS